The nucleotide window ATTTAATCATACCTAACTTTGATATGATTGAAATATGTAACTCCGATCAATTCAactgaatgaggatcctctatggattttttttgtgaggatcctaagCATCCTTAAATTGTGTcagtttatcgtacatcgtgcagccAGTTTTTATTAgatactattcatatttgattttaaataaaaatatttaaaataatttttgaccacacgatgtacgatgaacggacacgatttgaGGATTCTTAGAATTTTCACAAAGAGGATtcgaagaggatcctcattcaatTCAACTACCCTAAAAATTATGCCAAATTATTATATTTagtcctctttttctttctcatgtCATGAGTCATGACATTTCCTCTACTCCTGTCGTTTCATGCACAACGCAAATCGGCCTTAATGCTTAAATAGAAACAAagtttaatagtttttttttttttttgtcaaacaatagattttattaaattatataatagattAGTCACTGACAAGATTCGAACTCatgtcgacatgcaaatgcacAACTTCTCTCCATCACTGTAGTAAAGGGGCACTTGCATAAAGTTTAATAGTTAGAATCCCCAATTTATAAACATATATAGTTTTTTCAAGGAGACTCCATGATTTTCTTGTAGAAATCTACAAAACTAAGTAGACGTGGTGGCAATGCATGTCGAATTTCTCATTAGAGTGTGTATGGTATTTGATtaagtttggttttttttttcatatgagTTTAAATTCTtcgttttaaattaaaatagtttAAACTATtgattgtaaaaaaaataaatcaacaaACAGGTTAGCGTTTCAATAATAAATTCTATATGTTTATCATGAAAGCAATTTTGATGtggaaaataataattaatcgACCCTCTCATGATGAGTTGATGTGTATAATCCCACTAAAGGGATGAAGATGACAATCATAAATTTCTTAATTGGATTTTAAGCATCATCTTTAttctcaatcacattattaaattgtttaattatATCAATATGATCAACAATGAGGGAAAATTACATTGCTGTGACATTTGCGCACATTTCAAAACTtatcatttaaaaaattttaaatttaaatttgattttttattcaACAACTACCTCTCATGAATTTTGTAAAGTTCAGTTAAATGTTATATGTTACGGTCgattatttaaaagaaaaaaatggttaCGAGTAATCTTTCATCTCTTTTGGATAAATAGTTACGTTatgttatcattttttttttagaaaaactaatgaaaaatgtttgaaaactttgagttttaatgataaggacaaaataaagggtaaagtgaatagtaccaggattgactttttagtgtaaaaatgtggtttttcgttaaagtgaacagtaacaggtgcttttcgttaaagttccctttttttttgggcAATTTAGTTAGGTGAccattttgtttcttctttttgggGTAAGTAAGTTACCATTCTTATTGGTAAGGTATCTTGATTTGTTAATTATAGAAaccaaaacaaattttaattcaaataaAATAGAAGCAAAATATGTTAGCTTAGCAACAAAGTAAAGTAAATAGAAccataatatacatatatggtaAAGATACCTTCAAAAATTGATTGTGCAAAATCCAATGTTTTTCATACCAAACAAACCCTATTTCTCCCTACTAAGGCAATAAAAATccaactttaattttgtttggcAAGAAGTCCAAGGACAAATATCCTCTCTGAATCCTACTATTCAAAGCCTAAGGATTAGGCAATTCGAACCATTCAAATTGAATCTGACGGTTTTCATTGATTCATTCCACTTACTCAcaacacaaactaaaaactttgatttctctttCATATATAAACTAAGGGCTCGAATTTTCTGGTTCTTCGACTCCGAACAGTAAGGTCCGGAGATAATCCAAATTCGAAGTCCAAAGCTTCTACAAGCAATCCATCATACAAAGCAAAcaactttcacaaaaaaaatcacaaatcaaTTTGAGTTAGGATTTAGGATTTTGGAACTTTCCCCCAAAAATATAATCTTtgtttcaacaaaaaaattagaGTGGGACCAAAACCAAATTCCCCCCACTTTTTTTCCCTCTCTTGTATTTCCCTGGATTCTATAACAGACGCGTTAAGCGCCGAGAAAAAAACCCCACCAAACCAAAACCAGAAGAAAACTAGAAACAGTTGCTTGCACGATCTCTGAAGCAAAATCCTTCACACCCAAAAAAGCAAAGAGCAAAAAGGAGTGGCCTttactccctctctctctctctcctccttttgCTTCCTCCACGAGCAGGCCTCGTTCATTCATTCATCCGTAACCTTTTTCTTCGCTTTCTGTTGAGTAGCAGACGATAAAAAGGTatgctttctctctcctctctctctctctctctctctctctagtcgTATCTGAATCTATGAGAACCCTATTTCAATCACTTTTTGGCACAAAATGCTAGATGGGTTTTAGTCTTTGACAGAAATCATGAACTGGGTTCTATTAATGATTTTGGTATTGGGTTTTGTGTAATCAAAGCTTCCACTGAGCTCTCATATCTGGGTGCGTCTTTGTTTTCTTAATCCTTAGAGGTTTGGGgattgtttctgggttttgtccATTGCCTTGCTTGGTTATGAAGTCCGTGTTTTTTTAATCGActtataaattcaatttctggcgATCGGTTTGGAATTGCATAATGTTATGATCATGGGTAATTTATTATTGGTCGTAAAGTTGGGAGGTTCAAGCTAATTTTCTGCTACTTCAATTAGTTTTTCCCTTTGAATGTAACGCAAAAGTTGCTGCTTTTTAGTTTGTCTTCTCCTCAtctaaaaaattaattgaatgACAGCCTTTTCTGGGATTTCTTCTTCAGCCGAATCGTCGTTTTTGGCATTGGAATTGGTTGTTAGTGGATTGTTTGATAATTAGGATGCTAGTTCAGATGCCAGTTGATTTTTGTTACCGATTTCTTCTGTTaatgtttcttttttggtttcctctCCCATTAATATCTTgccaattctttcaaatgtacTTTTTTATAATGAAAGGGTGACAATGGAGTATGCGAATTAAACTACACATAAGTCTACTACAATAGTAGCCTTACTCTTTAAACCCGCACGAAGCTGttaaaaagaaccaaaaccctgAGATTAGCCATCAACTACAAAGTAGGCTACTTACTTCCCGCTCAGTGCGATTAGAATTGGCTAACTCTCCAATAACACAGTGCCACTTCATTATGCGATAACAAAGTGATTATATTACTGTCTTTTGTGTTTAAGTGGATTAAGATGGCATAGTaggttttaaattaaaaaatatgtctGATGCTCTGGTCTTAAACCTTCAAAAATGTTAAAATCAACTTGAATATCTAATTTTATATATACTGTTGGGCAGATTACTGTTTATTTCACTGCAGAACTTGGTACTACAGATGTTTGTAATTTGATCTCGATGTTTAATAAATCATACCAAACTGAGTTTATGTATACGTATTATTGATCTCACTTAGCGGCCTTGTAAATGCGTAACCTTTTATACCTTTCACCAGGTTTACACATTGTtaaaatttcttccttcttgaaGCTATCTGTAACTGCTAATTGCAATAAAAAGTTGTAATCTacaccattttaattttttatttttgtaggttTTCAGGATTATCTGTTCTGAGATTCGTCTGAAATATCTCACTCCTTCCCATGGATGATTTGAGTATCAACTTACCAGTGACCCATGAAATAACAAAACCAGAGGAGCGTAATCCAAGAAGAAATTCTACAGGGAAAATATTCTCGTTAAACACTGGTGAAAAAAATCCTCATTATCTCAGAGCTTCTACTGGTTCCTGTCATGACTATTGTAAATATGGGaggaaacatgaagaggaagtgaAGGCAAGATGTCCTATAAAGTCCGTACCAAGAAGGCTTCCAACAAAATCACCTAGCACCCAAAATTCAGAAGAGAGTACAGTTATTCCAGAGAGGAAGAATGTCTCGGTGGTCAAGATTAAACCCTCGCCGGATTTGAAGACTCTTTTGCCTGATTTGAAAACCCTTTTACCTGATACCTGTAACATTACCAGGCAGCAAGTGTCAAAAAAATTGACTGACAGCCAAAGTTCTGTTGGGAGTGTGCATCTGGCCGAGAGTAAGAAGACATCATCAGCCAAGCCGAAATTGTCATCCTGTTTGAAACCCCATGTCAACGCTGCGCCTAAAACCATGAAGCAGGAAGTTTCATCCTCTTCTGACTCATGTTCCAAACCCCATTTCTCTGTTGCGCCTAAAATCATGAAGCAGGAAGGTTCATCCTCTTCTGATTCATGTTCCAAAACCCATGTCCCTGCTGCACCTAAAATCATGAAGCACGAAGCTTCATCCTCTTCTGATTCATGTTCCAAACCCCATGTCTCTGCTGCGCCTAAAATCATGAAGCAGGAAGTTTCGCCATCTCCTGATAAGCTGGAAGTGTCTTCAAAGAACGGTTCGATAGGACCTAAGGAAAAGAACTTGTCTGTGAAGCATGTCACTTGTTCGAAGCCCAAATCTTTGGCAGTGAAAGAGGTACCCTCTCCTGATACCTCAAGAGGTTTAACTGCTCCAAGAAACCGTAATTCAATGATAGGCCAAAGGACAGGGACCTCTTTCAAGATAAAATCTTCAGCTTTGAAGCAAGTGTCTTCTCCTGAATCTGCAGGGGGTTTAAAAGGCAAATCAAACAGTGATGGCAAGATAGGCAAAAGGACCGGAGCATCCTTAGTGACTTTGAAAAGAGTATTGTCGTCCCCAAGAGCATCATTGTCCCCCAAACCTTCTCTCAGGAGAGTTGCAAGCTTAAAAGCACGGCAGAACAGGCCCGTGAACGTTGTGTCTCCTCTTAAGAACCAGAACAAGACCAGAAAAGCTCAACCTAAGCAAGTCAACAGTGATGAGGTACAAGAGAAGACCTTGTATGTCATTAAGGTTGAAACTGAGAATAGCAAACCTCCGGAATCTGATCAAAACAGAAGTTGTGAAGTTGAACCATCACCGCATTCAGCGTCATCAACACCCAAGTCTGTATCTGTCCAACACTCTCTGTCCTTTTCATCCCATGAAGGAGAAGATCAAGGGTCTGGTTATACAATGAGCGAAACAGAAGTTAGCTCTTTTTCAGAAGACAATGAAGTTGACTATATTGACAATGCAGAGATCCTAGGCGAGGATGGCAAAGGGAAACCCCGAAAGTCCGGGATGGTTTGTTCTGAAGACAAGGATGGCGAAACTTTAAAATTCAGGAGGGGAAAGGTTGTCGACATACAATCTGAGAATTCTAATCCAAGGAGGCTCAAATTCAGGCGAGGAATAGTGTTGGGAGATAACCAAAATGTCAAAGCTGTTTCCCTAAGGCGAAGCTTTAAGAAGAGAGGTGTTGGTGCTGATACAGTTGGTACCGAACCTGGTGCAGAAAAGGTGGTTTTGAGACATCAAGATGTTCATGGAAAGAAAGATGAAAAAGGTTTGTTCAACAACGTGATCGAAGAGACAGCAAGTAAACTTGCTGAAACCAGGAAGAGTAAGGTCAAGGCATTGGTTGGTGCTTTCGAAACAGTGATCTCACTCCAAGAGCACAAGCCTTCTGCAAACGCAGTCGCTTGAGCTGGGAAAAGAACAATGGAGTGCGAGAATCTGAGTTAAACAGGCTTATGGATCTGCAAAACCGTAAAGGTAGCTTGCTCCCATTAGCGTTGGATGGCCTCGACGCAGATTTGAATGCGAGTCTAGCATGCTTAGAACTTAAGACACCTCCACTGTTTTTTTGTGGAGAGTAtgcattttcttcctttttctcttgAGTTTCATACCAGATACATGTTTGACTGTGAATAAAACAACTATGTATAATCTATGACCATCATATATTGaaggacaaaagaaaaattgcaGAGCTGCTTGCTGATTAGTTGTAATATCCTTTAGCTTTGTTCTTAAAGTTACTATTAACTGTAATTGTGGTTATTGGGTTTGACAGACTGGTTTGCTGGATTTAGATTTTCACTTCTCATCAACGATCACCACTCACACACACGCATGGGCGGCTAACTTTAGTATTCGAGAAGATCAAGCTAATAGTGTGCCAATGTCCATGGACTCATATCACTCTTCCGATTTTTCCCCTATTCTTTGAGTTGATTTTAACCCGCATAATCTTTCAAAATGTGTCAATTTGTCCCCCAAGTGCCAATTTATCACATCTTCATTTAGTTTTTCCTACTTAAATGAAAGAATATAACCTACAATTGGACGGGATAAGAATATGCACTCAACCAAATTGAAAGTctaataagataataaaaaatgaaataaattatttatgcaCACTAATTTTCTCTTTCTGCACACCCTTGGTTATTTTTAGTGTCAACTAATTTATTTAATCAAATTACCTTAATAAGTAATTGTAGATTGTGATGATTACTAGCCAATTAGTCGGTGGTATTGTCAGGTAGTTGGTGTAGTGACGCGTTAAGTTATACTAATTGAACAACGTATAATAATGCGTTAAGTTACTTTGGGCTATGTTtggggaaaaaaaaagtgatgttCCAAAGAGAAAAATAGCATGCggaaacttttttcttttcaatttcaaaattcgCGTGCTGTTGAATGATAgaacactttaaaatagatgAGCAAATTTGCACTCTTAAAATGAAGTAAAGCAAGAGAGAAATGCTTAGAGAACtttctcaaaattcaaaagtgAAACTTTCTAAGTAATGTTAGTTCGAGAATTAAtatcaaaatataaaatgacaaaaagttCACGAAGAGTCGACTTCCAGATAGCCGCTTGACATTGTTCATAGCAAAAAGCTTTCTTGCCAGAGGAAATTTGTGCTGGAAGAATATTTCTTTGGCGCTTTTTGCGGGGAAATTTTAAACTTTCCACCGGCAGTAAGACTGTAAAACAATGGGCGTCGCTTGTCTTTTCACGGCTGAATGACAAGTAAGACACTGCGGCCCCCACTGCACAATCCGCAAAGCCGCCACCTCCGCCTGCAGTACGTGGCGCGAAGTTGTTCGTTGTCGTCGCCCATAAAGCACCGGCGGGTCGATGTAACAATTTCCCCACagcaaatcaaattctttatctTTCGATTCTCTCTCTACCAGATACCATTTTGGGCTTGCCATGCCATCAGTGCCTCCGTCACTGTATTTTTTCTCTGGACGATTTTGCCCCTGAAGCAGACCCAAATTTCCCGCTGCTTCCTTGGTTGCGAAATGtaaatttcttcaatctccttttATCTTTCTTCTGTTATTTGTGAAAACCCCGATTTCTTTTCGATTCTGCAGAGATgggatttctagggttttggagCCATGGTTGAAGGGGGGGTTTTTGATCTGCGGATGTCTGCTGTACGGCGACTGATGAAGCTTTCTGCATCCAATTCATTTATGAGGTGACGGCTGAGGTGAGAAATTGGGTCCTCATTTCATGTTAATTACGATCTAGTCCACTCTGAGCTGCTTTCCCTCCGTTGCAGTGGGATTTTGATATGATCTAGGATTTTGCAGGTTCTTAGTTTTCCCttaattttgcttttctttGCGCCAAAGTTGTAAACTCCGTACAAGATTAATGTGGTTTTTGTTTGGATTAAGTAGTTGCTTAAATTTGTGGtagattttatttaaaagctttGATATTTTATATGGTGGCTTGCGAATTTAATGATTTGGAAATGAGTGACATGCATTCAGAATTCTTGTTGCTAAGATTTCTAGTTAGACTTTAAACTGGGTAATTATCGTTGATCCGAAAAGCATGTAAATCTTTGAGATTCTAATGTTAAAATTGAACATGTATTCTGCTATTTGGCTGAAATCGATAGTTTGTGCGTGCTTATGTTATTTTTATAGCCTAGTGAAACACAGGGATTTGAGTTTTTAATCTCACTAGGTGGATGAAATGATTCTGTAGAGAAGTTAGACCTTAAATTGGTGGCGTTTGCTGCTGCGAAATACCTCAAGGTTCTCAGATACTGTAGTTTGGATGCGTGCGTATTGTATTTACAGGCTCATGAATCTCAGGGTTTGAGATTGTTGTGTTTTTCAATCGTTATAGGTGGATGAAATGATTCTTACAAAGCAGTATCGTTGCATCCACTCAGCAAGCTGTCGTTGCACAAAAGGTCATCTAAGTGAAGATGTGTTATTCCTTGTATTCCGACAGTTGAATTGGAATCCCAAGTTGATTGCTACATTTTCCCTCGTTTGCAAATGGTTTGATGATCTTGCCAAGCGTGTGCTGTGGAAGGAATTTTGCCGAACAAGAGCACCGAAGATGATGCTTGATCTTCAGTCTAGTGGGAGTCACAGTGTAGATGGGAACTGGAGGGCACTCGGGAAGCTTCTTATTTACTGTACAGGATCTAAGAAAGGTGGCCTCTTTAACAGTATTCAAATCCCTGGTCACTCTGTTTACAGGACGAGGTTCTCTAGGACGTCAGGGAAGAGCTTTCTTTTACCACAATGCAGAACAGATGTTTTGTATGTGTCTGACCCCTGTGAACATCTTGACCAAGGTGAAGAGGGAGATGTGGGTTTTTTCCGCGGAGTTTTCAAGTCCTTCTCGATGTCCAAGGTTCGGAAGATGTTGATTAAGAAGGCGGCCCAACTTCATCCGACAGAGGTGTGCCCTTACTGTAAGGCTAAGTTATGGAGCATGTTGCAAGCCAAAATGATACCGCAGAGTGCCAGCTGCAGATTGGGAGCCTATGAGGATTGCATTGAGTATTTTGTTTGCCTC belongs to Malus sylvestris chromosome 17, drMalSylv7.2, whole genome shotgun sequence and includes:
- the LOC126611428 gene encoding uncharacterized protein LOC126611428 isoform X1, with product MDDLSINLPVTHEITKPEERNPRRNSTGKIFSLNTGEKNPHYLRASTGSCHDYCKYGRKHEEEVKARCPIKSVPRRLPTKSPSTQNSEESTVIPERKNVSVVKIKPSPDLKTLLPDLKTLLPDTCNITRQQVSKKLTDSQSSVGSVHLAESKKTSSAKPKLSSCLKPHVNAAPKTMKQEVSSSSDSCSKPHFSVAPKIMKQEGSSSSDSCSKTHVPAAPKIMKHEASSSSDSCSKPHVSAAPKIMKQEVSPSPDKLEVSSKNGSIGPKEKNLSVKHVTCSKPKSLAVKEVPSPDTSRGLTAPRNRNSMIGQRTGTSFKIKSSALKQVSSPESAGGLKGKSNSDGKIGKRTGASLVTLKRVLSSPRASLSPKPSLRRVASLKARQNRPVNVVSPLKNQNKTRKAQPKQVNSDEVQEKTLYVIKVETENSKPPESDQNRSCEVEPSPHSASSTPKSVSVQHSLSFSSHEGEDQGSGYTMSETEVSSFSEDNEVDYIDNAEILGEDGKGKPRKSGMVCSEDKDGETLKFRRGKVVDIQSENSNPRRLKFRRGIVLGDNQNVKAVSLRRSFKKRGVGADTVGTEPGAEKVVLRHQDVHGKKDEKGLFNNVIEETASKLAETRKSKVKALVGAFETVISLQEHKPSANAVA
- the LOC126611428 gene encoding uncharacterized protein LOC126611428 isoform X2 — translated: MDDLSINLPVTHEITKPEERNPRRNSTGKIFSLNTGEKNPHYLRASTGSCHDYCKYGRKHEEEVKARCPIKSVPRRLPTKSPSTQNSEESTVIPERKNVSVVKIKPSPDLKTLLPDLKTLLPDTCNITRQQVSKKLTDSQSSVGSVHLAESKKTSSAKPKLSSCLKPHVNAAPKTMKQEVSSSSDSCSKPHFSVAPKIMKQEASSSSDSCSKPHVSAAPKIMKQEVSPSPDKLEVSSKNGSIGPKEKNLSVKHVTCSKPKSLAVKEVPSPDTSRGLTAPRNRNSMIGQRTGTSFKIKSSALKQVSSPESAGGLKGKSNSDGKIGKRTGASLVTLKRVLSSPRASLSPKPSLRRVASLKARQNRPVNVVSPLKNQNKTRKAQPKQVNSDEVQEKTLYVIKVETENSKPPESDQNRSCEVEPSPHSASSTPKSVSVQHSLSFSSHEGEDQGSGYTMSETEVSSFSEDNEVDYIDNAEILGEDGKGKPRKSGMVCSEDKDGETLKFRRGKVVDIQSENSNPRRLKFRRGIVLGDNQNVKAVSLRRSFKKRGVGADTVGTEPGAEKVVLRHQDVHGKKDEKGLFNNVIEETASKLAETRKSKVKALVGAFETVISLQEHKPSANAVA
- the LOC126611433 gene encoding EID1-like F-box protein 2 encodes the protein MILTKQYRCIHSASCRCTKGHLSEDVLFLVFRQLNWNPKLIATFSLVCKWFDDLAKRVLWKEFCRTRAPKMMLDLQSSGSHSVDGNWRALGKLLIYCTGSKKGGLFNSIQIPGHSVYRTRFSRTSGKSFLLPQCRTDVLYVSDPCEHLDQGEEGDVGFFRGVFKSFSMSKVRKMLIKKAAQLHPTEVCPYCKAKLWSMLQAKMIPQSASCRLGAYEDCIEYFVCLNGHMLGICTLLPISDSEEASELE